GCATCGGTTGGAACCTCAAGGTGGTATTTTGGTCCTGTGGAAGAGCAAAGATATATCAGTGGATGTCCTTCAGGATGACTCTCAGTTCGTTCATATGAAGGTAGTTCCGGAGAAGAAGAGCGAGTGCTTATTGATTGCTCTCTATGCGAAACCTACGGAGAGTCTGAAAGCCTGGCTCTGGAAGCAAGTTCTTCAGATGTGGGAAGTTTAAAGATTGAAAGCAAAATCATTGATCTTGGGTACCTAGGCTCTCAGTTTACATGGCGAGGGCTAAAGTCTCCAGGGTTCAGTCGTGTGTATTAGAGCTTAGATAGAGCTCTGTTTAAGATGGAATGTAATTTTAACCTGAAGCTGCTGTCCGGAATCTGCCTCCAGTCAAATAAATCCGATCACCACCCTCTTCTTTTTGACCTGCAAAGTGACCTCAGACGGCATTCCAGAGACCTTTGTTCTTTGAAGCGGCTTGGTTGACTCATACTCATAAAGAAATAGTTTGGTTAGTTTGTGAAGCAAAATGAGAACTGAGGGGCGCGTCTGGTGGTATCGTATATAAAGGAGGCGGCTTTTTTGGGGGAGTGATCTTCTATCAATTGAATAAGAAAGACTTTCTACGCGACTCTCGCCTCTATCTAAGTAAGAGGAGGTTGAAGCTTATAGTAAGTAGCCTACCTAAGCTTTAAGAGCCTCCAATCATGCTACTTCAGCTATATGCTTAACACATGCAAGTCGACCCGTCGTTTAGTTAGGAACGAAGATAGTAGACCGGTAGAGAGAGGTCTTTAGCGATGCTCGACTGTTAAGGAGAGGTAGGTAAAGCAGCCTTAACTTAACTAGTCGCAATTGTTGAAATTACGTAGGTGATGTGAACCACTTTCGTTGTAGCGCTTCCATCTCATGGTAGCGAAAGACGATTCCTACTCCAAAACCGCTGAGTGATGGGCAACGATCTCTAATTACCTATGACGAGATGACCGAGGTTGCGTGCGCCGCTCCGTCAAAGCTTGATTCCAGGTTCAACTCCCTGGCGTCGAGATCTTATTCGTTTGTTAATCTTTCTTTTTCCCATGCATCCTTTCTGTTGGTCAACAACCAAGCACATCTCACTTTCGTTATTCACTACTCCGTGCAGGAAAGACTCTCTTTCTGTCTGGAGGGAATTTTTATGTCTCAATCAGTCTCAGAATGAATATGTTTCCACTCAATTTTCATTACGAAGATGTATCACGTCAGGATCCGTTGCTCAAACTGAATCACGCCAACGTTATGGAAGTTCCTGGATTGTGTGAAATAAGATTAGTACCTAAGGCACCCTATGATTTAATAATTAAAAATGGAAAATTGGCTATGGAGATTCCGCGCGGTCAGAAATTCATACAGACACAAAGGGGTTCGACAGGAAAGTCGTTTCGATCCAATCCATTCTTGGGGTCAAAAAAAGACAAAGGATATGTCAGTGACCTAGCACGACAAAGCACTCTCCGAGGGCATGGAATGTCTAATTTTTCGGTCAGAATATCGACAGTAATGTCTCTGTTAGATTCTCCGGTCGAAATACGGGAAAACTCCATTCAATTCTCGATGGAAACGGAGTTTTGCGAATTCTCCCCGGAACTGGAAGATCATTTCGAGATCTTCGAACATATTCGAGGGTTCAATGTGACTATTGTAACTTCGGCCAACACACAATATGAGACTTTACCACCGTGGAGCGGCTTTTTGCTTAAATATGAGGGAGAAACTCATCAGTAAGAGATGTCGGAGAAGCGAAATATACGAGATCACAAACGCAGATTGCTCGCGGCTAAATATGAATTGAGACGAAAGCTTTATAAAGCCTTTTGTAAAGATTCCGATCTTCCTGGTGATATGCGGGACAAACTTCGTTATAAGTTGTCCAAGTTGCCAAGAAATAGTTCCTTTGCACGAGTAAGAAACCGATGTATTTCCACGGGTCGCCCTCGTTCCGTATATGAGTTCTTTCGAATTTCTCGTATAGTTTTTCGTGGATTAGCATCTCGAGGTCCTTTGATGGGCATAAAGAAATCGTCTTGGTAGCAACCGCCAAACCCATAAAACAAGGGTTAGCTCCCTCCGCAGCTGGTCCACAAGCAAGGTAAGTAGGTCCATTACCGGCCGGCCCCGGACCGAAAAGACCTAACGGAGTAATCCCTTATCTCGGATCGGAGATGCTAACGGGGCAGGAATCGAAGTGGGGGACCTATCTACCGCCTGTGTCTATCTCCTGTCAAGTATGCTCCCCAGACATAGACTACGTACAGGGTAGTACTCTTGGATATAATATAACCGCGTGAACGTGAACATAACATTAAGTTACGAATGTCACTCCCGAGGGATCGACCACTATTCTAAATAAAGTAAGGCGGAGAACTGTTGTTCATTGGAGCGCCGGAGTGCGGGGGTTGTTCCCATCATTGAAGTCAGAGTGTGGGACTGAGCCTTCCGAATGATAAAGAAAAAAAGTGCTTAGTTTCGTTGGAAAAACCAACGCAAATATCATATTGACTTTCTCTCGCCCAACTTCTAAGGATAGAAAGAAAAGGTACTATAAATAATTGATTATTTCTTCTTTTTAAGTAGGGCCCCAGAACGAAAAAAAGGTGGGGGAACCAGAGTTGTCACGATAGGAAAGAGAAAAAAATGACTATAAGGAACCAACGATTATCTCTTCTAAAACAACCTATATCCTCCACACTTAATCAACATTTGATAGATTATCCAACCCCGAGCAATATTAGTTATTGGTGGGGCTTCGGTTCGTTAGCTGGTATTTGTTTGGTAATTCAGATAGTGACTGGCGTTTTTTTAGCTATGCATTACACACCTCATGTGGATCTAGCTTTCAACAGCGTAGAACACGTTATGAGAGATGTTGAAGGGGGCTGGTTGCTCCGTTATATGCATGCTAATGGGGCAAGTATGTTTCTCATTGTGGTTCACCTTCATATTTTTCGTGGTCTATATCATGCGAGTTATAGCAGTCCTAGGGAATTTGTTCGGTGTATAGGAGTTGTAATCTTCCTATTAATGATTGTGACAGCTTTTACAGGATACGTACTACCTTGGGGTCAGATGAGCTTTTGGGGAGCTACAGTAATTACAAGCTTAGCTAGCGCCATACCTGTAGTAGGAGATACCATAGTTACTTGGCTTTGGGGTGGTTTCTCCGTGGACAATGCCACCTTAAATCGTTTTTTTAGTCTTCATCATTTACTCCCCTTTATTTTAGTAGGCGCCAGTCTTCTTCATCTGGCCGCATTGCATCAATATGGATCAAATAATCCATTGGGTGTACATTCAGAGATGGATCAAATTTCTTTTTACCCTTATTTTTATGTAAAGGATCTAGTAGGTTGGGTAGCTTTTGCTATCTTTTTTTCCATTTGGATTTTTTATGCTCCTAATGTTTTGGGGCATCCCGACAATTATATACCTGCTAATCCGATGCCCACCCCGCCTCATATTGTGCCGGAATGGTATTTCCTACCGATCCATGCCATTCTTCGTAGTATACCTGACAAATCGGGAGGTGTAGCCGCAATAGCACCTGTTTTTATATGTCTGTTGGCTTTACCTTTTTTTAAAAGTATGTACGTGCGTAGTTCAAGTTTTCGCCCTATTCACCAAGGAATATTTTGGTTGCTTTTGGCGGATCGCTTACTACTAGGTTGGATCGGATGTCAACCTGTGGAGGCACCATTTGTTACTATTGGACAAATTCCTCCTTTTGTGTTCTTCTTGTTCTTTGCCATAACGCCCATTCCGGGACGAGTTGGAAGAGGAATTCCTAATTCTTACACGGATGAGACTGATCAGTGAAAAATTCTGACACCAATCATTTACGTATTACACCAAGAATTCATTGACAAGCGCATTAGTTTTTTAGTTGGCTATGTTGATATAGCTTAGATAGGGAAAATATATTACTAGGGTAGGGCTTAACTTTTTAATCCGGGGGCTTTGTTCCCGAAACTCCCTTCCTCCTCCCCGTCCTTTGAAAGCTAGAACATTCGCATAGAGGAGTATCCTTATCACGCATGCTTTTCCACTTTTGACAAAATGACCTTCTATCCTCTTCTAGGGATTCCTACCCCTATATGGAGAGGGGAAATTCTGATTTGAGTATTATGCATGAATATGCTTCTGCGCCGGGAATATCTAATATCGGGAAGGCCCAGAGATCGATCATAAAGAGATGGGAATGGAGGCATTCCAGCCCACTCCGGTGAATGGGTCGAGAGAGATAGAGAGGGGGGTGGGATACAGGAAGTATAGTGAAGAGTTGAGTGGCTATCCAACCATCCAATCGGCTATGGAGGGTGGTTTCAGCAAGCGGGTAAACCGATGATGACTAGTCAAAACGTAGGCCGATCGTCGCTCATCCCTCGTGTTCTCTCCCGTGAAGTGATTAATCCCTAAAATGGGCATGCAATCCCTATGGAAAAGCCAGTATTCCAATTGGAGTAAATTTCCACCCCCTGATGATCCATTCCGCCCCTCCGTATAGCCAGAAAGGTATGGAATCTTATGGATGACTTGAAGTAGTTCTTCCACCCCCTCCTCTTTCACCTATCCCTTAACTCCCCTGGGGATTCCGTACAGCTATACAATCACGGTTAATCGCTCGGAGGGAGGGAATAGAAGCAAGCATATTCCGTTCAGTCGGTAATGAATCAATACGCAGGGAAACTTTCTTCCATGGGAATGGCAAGTCTCGGACAGGCTCATATTGGTTGGGTATGCTCTTTCCATAGGCTACTTTCCAGAAGGTCTTCAAGGTGGATATGCTCTTCTTCGATGGTCTTTCTGAGAAGAAGATTCATAATTAACTACAATTTTTGACGTCAGCTGTCCTCAAAAAGATATTTATAGCGAGCAGCACTACTAAAAATGACCGGGGGCTTCAACCAGATTTCGCCCTATGCATCGGGAATTGGATCAAGATCAACAGCTTTTTAATTAAGCTTTTGGATTTGGCTCTCGAATTGACTATAGAAAAGGAAGGGATGTTGGGCGAGGTGATGGCTCTCTTTCAAGATATGCATCTCGAACCAGGTCTCCAACCGGCACTGAAATTGGCCCTGCACTGGGGCTCCCCGGTCTCAAGAACTCGAGCGGTCTTAACTTAATAGGTACGTACGTACTGGTAGCCGATTCAGATTGTATAGCTGCCGGGAAGCATAAAGATCGATCAATGTCCTGATTGCAACGCATTAAGATGTCAATGCCTAGTAGTGAATGTGTTCCCGGTGGGTCTATCGTCAGTGTTCTAGTGCTAAAAAAAGAATATATTTATGTTTTTCAAAGCACGTCAAGACCAAAACAAAGCGAACGGACGGCAGGCAGGTTACTTTGATCTCACGCGGGCCTATACTTCGGCTACTAAGAAGGGGGCGGAGGCTCCTAGCTAAACTTGTCTCGTTCGCGAATGAACCCAACGTCAGGAAATGAAAGAGGCCGCGCCGCCCTAAGCACCATGCCTGTTTTGATCCTTGTTCCCCTTCTCGCCTCGCCCTATCCGACTGGACACCACATCTCGTCTTCAACTCATTCCGACACTGTGAGATCCTATGGTCACGCCTTAGTCCGAAGGGCTAAACGGGCTTTTGGGCTTTATTTATAAAGAAATGTGACTCTCCACCTATTTCATTGTGTGCTTACCCCCCCCTTCTGCGCAAAAAAAAAAGATAGTAGATAACGTAAGACTTTGCTTGCTCCGAGCCATCTTGTTAAGGAAGGGCGGGCGGCTAGGGCGGGAAATGAAGAAGAATGGAATTCCAACCAGAGATGAGAAGGAAGACTCTTAGTTGTTGAATGCGAGCCACTACATAGGTGGAATTTGATAAGCTCCTTTAGGCCCGGCTAGCCCGTAGAGTCTTAGGCTTTTTGCCACTTTCCCTGACGCAAGGTCGGGGTCGTTACGAATAGGACACATAGACACCAAACCTTTGAAGGATGAGGTTCCAGTTTGCCATTCCTATTATTTATAGGCTTCCAGTCTCCTCAGAAGTCCGCTCTTCTATCTTCGCAGAATTCACCCGGCTCTCTTACTCACCTTCGCGTCTAGGGCATGATGTCTTTAATTTAAGATGATTCAATTGGTCAATCGTCTTGTTATTCTCAATCAATTCTTCCGGGCCTCTCTACGGGATTGGAAGAAGGAGTTTTAACCCAAATGAGTTAGAGTTCCTCCGAACCGTGTCATTCTCGAAGTATGGCACAACACTTACTCTGTCGAAAACACGAGGCGGGAGTGCAAGCATGAATTGACCTAGCGACGTGAACCTGGGGTGAGGTGCACTAGCGAGCGACTTCCTTCCCCAAAACAAAAAAAAAGAATGCCGCTATCATTATCATGCGCGAAGCTAAGCTTGATAGGAGCCCGAGCTAAGAGAATAGAGCAAACAAACTCGACGCCACAAAACCAGGGATAGATCGCTCAAGGGAGCAACTCGAGATAGATGCAAGATTCTTTCTCCAGCCCTTCACTTAGAATAGAAAGAAAAGTCCATTTTTCAGCACGCACTAATTCCTAAGTTTTGTCTCGGTCGAATAGCCTTCTTGTGTGACCTTCCACGGGGTGGCAAGCTTTAGAGAATAGGGGCGAGGTCCCCATACTACATAAGGCCGTAAGCAGTGGCTCGACGGAGATGGTTCGAATCAAGCGAAACCAAAGGCATTCGTTGGCACCCGAGATGCTAAGGATCGAAGACTTTTGGGATATGGAATAGTACTTTCAGTTTGTGCCTCTTTTTACGACCAAGTCACAATGGCAAGTATCTATCTGGGGATGCGCTGCTGTGGTGACGGACGCGATATGAGGACATGCTGGAGGGCCGTTGCGAGATCAACGCCCGGGGTGGGAGGAACTAAATAGGGAGCTCAAGTAAAGGAGCAGTTCCTGCCTGGGAACGTTGTATGGCTCGCACGAGAGTCCCTGATGCGGGCCGGCACTGCCCGATAAAATCAAAGCAGACCGTGGGGGACTGACCCGAGCTATAGACAAAGAAGGACTTTGATAGATAGAATAAGGCAC
The sequence above is drawn from the Trifolium pratense mitochondrion, complete genome genome and encodes:
- the rpl5 gene encoding ribosomal protein L5, encoding MFPLNFHYEDVSRQDPLLKLNHANVMEVPGLCEIRLVPKAPYDLIIKNGKLAMEIPRGQKFIQTQRGSTGKSFRSNPFLGSKKDKGYVSDLARQSTLRGHGMSNFSVRISTVMSLLDSPVEIRENSIQFSMETEFCEFSPELEDHFEIFEHIRGFNVTIVTSANTQYETLPPWSGFLLKYEGETHQ
- the rps14 gene encoding ribosomal protein S14 — translated: MSEKRNIRDHKRRLLAAKYELRRKLYKAFCKDSDLPGDMRDKLRYKLSKLPRNSSFARVRNRCISTGRPRSVYEFFRISRIVFRGLASRGPLMGIKKSSW
- the cob gene encoding apocytochrome b, producing MTIRNQRLSLLKQPISSTLNQHLIDYPTPSNISYWWGFGSLAGICLVIQIVTGVFLAMHYTPHVDLAFNSVEHVMRDVEGGWLLRYMHANGASMFLIVVHLHIFRGLYHASYSSPREFVRCIGVVIFLLMIVTAFTGYVLPWGQMSFWGATVITSLASAIPVVGDTIVTWLWGGFSVDNATLNRFFSLHHLLPFILVGASLLHLAALHQYGSNNPLGVHSEMDQISFYPYFYVKDLVGWVAFAIFFSIWIFYAPNVLGHPDNYIPANPMPTPPHIVPEWYFLPIHAILRSIPDKSGGVAAIAPVFICLLALPFFKSMYVRSSSFRPIHQGIFWLLLADRLLLGWIGCQPVEAPFVTIGQIPPFVFFLFFAITPIPGRVGRGIPNSYTDETDQ